In the genome of Ureibacillus sp. FSL W7-1570, the window TGAATGAAGCGGGAATGAAAATGAAAGCTTTGGAACAGTCGATGGTGGAATTGAACCAGGAAGCTTTTGAAGTTCAAAAAGCGGCAAAAGAAATGCAACTGGCCGCACAAAACGGCAGCAAATCGGTACAAGATTCCACAGAAGTCATACATTTCATTGAAAATACAATGAAAAGCACGACTTCAACGATTGAAACATTGGGACAAAAATCAAAAGATATCAATTCCATCATTTCAACCATCACCGCCATCGCGGAGCAGACGGATCTATTGGCGCTGAATGCGGCGATTGAAGCGGCCCGGGCTGGCGAACATGGAAAAGGCTTTGCCGTTGTAAGTAATGAAGTGAAGAAGTTGGCCATCCAATCCCAGGAAGCGGCAAAACAAGTGGCGGATATCGTCCACTCCATCCAAAATGAAATCGACACCATCGTTTCCCAAAATGCAAAAGGGGCTGAATCCATTTCCCGCGGTGTGAAAGTGACGGATGAGACGAACGAAGTATTGAACGATATCCTGACACAAACAAACAAGACAACAACCATCATCATTTCAATGGTGGAAAAAATCAGTTCCACTTTGGAAATTGTGAACGAGTTGACCTCATCTTTCAATGAAGTGAATGCCCTCAGCCAAAATACAAGCCACGCTACGGAAAAATCCGCCCAAGCGGCGATGCAAGGTTCGGCGTCGATGCAGGAAATCAACGCCAGCGCCGTGGAATTGGCGAAACAGGCGGATGATTTACGGAATCTTGTGAGTGAATTTAAAATTTAATCCGCCTGCCAACATAAAAAATTCGCTATTTTCTTCAGAAATAGCGAATTTTTTTTATTTTTGGATAGACTTTATATACAACAGGAAAATGTGGGAGATGGAAAAGGTGAGCAATTCAATAAAAATTGGGATTTTGCACATCATTTTTATCTGTATGACTTGTATCGGTTTAAAAAATCATATAACCGTCATTTCACCGGTTTTGGAAACGGCGAAACGGGATGGCTGGATCACTGTCCTTTTGGCCGGCATTGCCATATTTCCATGGATCTTATGGATTCTTTATATACAAAAAAAATCCCGGATGAAACCGTTGAAAACTTGGCTGACTGAAAGAATCGGCAAAGTGGGGGCAAAAATCCTATTATTCGGCCTTGTCATTTTTGCCTATTTCCTTGCCGCTTTCACTTTGAGAGAAACCATTCTTTGGATATCGTCCACCTTTTTAGAAAACACTCCCATCACTTTTTTGATTTTGATTTATATCATCGTATGTTTCCTGCTGGTTTCAACCAACATTCAAACAATCGTCACTGTGAATGCCTTCATACTCTTTTTCGTCATTATATTCGGTTTTTACGCAGCTTTCACCAATATGCAAGTGAAAAATTATGAACTTCTGCTTCCCATGCTGGAACACGGGTTGCGTCCAGTGTTGATATCCATGATTTTCCCCGCTTCAGGATTCATAGAATTGTTTTTGTTGCTCTTTTTGCAGCATTATTTTAAAAAACCTTTGAAATGGTATCATCTGGGTATTATCATGTTTTGTTTCATCGGTTTGACGATGGGGCCATTGATTGGCGCCATCGTGGAATTCGGGCCGGAAGAGGCTGCAAAGCAACATTATCCCGCTTATGAAGAATGGACATTGGTGTCCTTTGGCCGCTTCATTGAGCATATGGATTTTTTATCCGTTTATCAGTGGTTGGCAGGAACGTTCATTCGTGTCGGAATCATATTATTCATCGTTTGCGACATACTAAATTTCACAGGGCAGCCAAAGAAAATTTGGCTATATATGGTGCCGCCCTTCGTGATATTGAATTTCTCCCTGTTTCTTATTCAGGATGAAAATTTCCTGACATGGAACAATTATTATTTTCTGGAAATAACATTTCTGTTCTTTTTCCTGCTATCGATCATACTCATTTTGATCAGCATGTTGGATAAAAAAACTGTACGTCGCGACACCCAGCAAAATACGAAATGAAAGAAGTGAGTATGAATGAACATGGATGAAGCGGCCATCAATCTCGATACCTTGAAAAAGTTGTTCCAAAAATCCGAAGATGTGATTTTTTACCCTTTCCAAATCCAAAACGTTCCATTTACTTTGATTTTTTGCGAAGAAATGATCGATCAACAAATCCTGTTCAATTATATTTTGCCATCGATGGAAAAGTTCATCGAAAAAGTGGAACAGCAACTGAATGAAGATCTATTGCGGAAATTGCCTTTTCCCGAACTGAAAAAAACCGTTGAAAAAGAAGAGATTATTACGGATGTCTTTACCGGAAAACTGGCGATTTATATGGATGAATTGCAGGTGCTGTTCACTTGCAATATCGCCAAAAAACCGAACCGCAATCCGGAAGAGACCAAAATGGAAGTATTGATAAAAGGGCCGCGGGACAACTTTATTGAAAATGTTGCTACGAATATTGCCTTGATCCGGAAACGTCTCCCAACCAATTCTTTATGTGTGGAAAAAATCGTGATCGGAAAGAGATCGAAAACGACCGTGGCCATATTATACATGGAAGATATTACGAATAAGGAAATTGTCGAAGAAGTGAAAAAACTGCTTCAAAATGTTGAGACGGATATCCTTTTAAACGGCGATACGTTAATTGAACGAATTGATAAAAAACGATGGATGATGCCATGGACGAATGAAACCGGAAGACCGGATTTCGCCATCCAATCATTGATCCGGGGAAGAATCGTCATTTTAGTGGATGGTGTCAGTTACGCCATTATCACGCCGGTGAACTTCCCTTATTTGTTAAAAGCCGGGGAGGATTTTGAATACCCTATTTTGTTCAGCGCATTTGAGAGAGCGATGCGCTTGATCGGCGTTTTCATAGGGGTTACACTTCCCGCCTTTTGGCTTGCACTGACCACTTTTCATCAAAACCAGTTGCCCCTTCAACTGCTCGCAACCGTTGTTATTTCAAGCCATGGATTACCTTTTCCTGCATCGCTGGAAATGATTATACTGCTTTTGATGTTTGAAATGTTCCGGGAAGCGGGGATGAGATTTCCTACAGCCATCGGAAGCACGATCAGCGTGGTGGGCGGATTAATTATCGGAGATGCCGCCATCCGTGCCGGAATTACAAGTCCCGCGATGCTTGTGGTGATTGCTTTATCCTTTGTAGCCACTTTCACCATTGCCAACCAGTCATTGCTTACAATCATTACCGTTATCCGTTTTATTTTTATTATTTTCACATCCTTCTTTGGCCTTTTCGGATTTTTCATTTGCATCTTCCTGCTTATTATATACATTGCGAATATGCGGATTTTCGGAGTCCCTTACTTGAATTTTGCAGCGGATTTGGACTGGTCCACACTTGGCAAATCTTTGTTCCGTTTGTCTCCTAAAGAATATAAAGACAGGCCGGAAATGTTACGTCCAATTGATAATACAAGAACGAATGACGAGGGAAAACAATGAAGCAACTCAAAATGATTTTGATTATCGCAAGTTTGATCTTTCTTTCCGGTTGTTGGGATTCGGAAGAAAGTGTACGGATGCTTTACGTTCATGGGGTTGGAATCGATTATAAGGAAGATGAATTTCATGTGTACGTACAACTCGTCAGTTTTGCGAATGTGGCAAGATCCGAACAAATCAACCAGGATGTGATGCAGTCCGAAGTGGGGTTCATCAAAGGCAAAACCATTGATGAAGCGTTTGAAAAATTGTACAGAAGCGTTGATGAGAAATTGTTTTTCGGTCATTTGACTTTCTTGATTTTTAGTGAAGAGTTACTGAAAGAAGCGCATTTGAATGAAGTCCTCAATTCGTTTACAAGATATATCAATACCCGCTATCAAACATGGGTTTACGCAACGGATGAGCCATTGGAACAAATCTTTATTGAAACCCCTATTTTACGAAAAGCCATCACGCTGACGAAATTGGCCAACCCTTTAAATTCATATGAACAGGATTCTTTCATCGAACCGATCAATGTCCGGAAATTAATTATCCAATTAAATGAACCAAGCCATATTGTCCTGATGCCGTATGTGACGGAAAAAGAAAACTGGCATACGGAAAGAGGGGTTGATGCATCTTATAATATTGAAGGGGTAGCCCTTGTCACCCCAACAGGTTTCAAAGGGTATTTAAAAAAGGATGCTGCCAATGGGCTGCAATGGATAACAAACGAATCCATCACCAATTATTTGTCAACAAAAATAGATGGAAGCGACTTTACCTTTTCGAATAAAAATAAAAAAGTGAAAATCGTTCCGAAAGTGGATGGAACTAACGTCAAGTTCGACATCAACATTTCAGTGAGCACCATAGTGAACAGTTTTGATGTGAACGTATCGGAGAATGCGATCCGGCAAGCGGTTAAAAAAGGAATCGAAAAAGAAGTATTGGAAACTTATAAGTTGGGATTGGAAAAAAACAGCGATGTTTACCGCCTTTCAGAAGTTCTTTACCGGAAACATGTGGGCGTTTGGAAAAAACTCCAAAAAAACGGCGTCATTCCATTGACCGAAGATTCCGTCAATGTGAATGTGATCGTTGATAAAGTGAGAGCGGGAAGAACGATGTATAAAAATACAATCGATCATCCTTGATTCAAAATGAAAAGATGATCCGATACACTTTGCGGATCATCTTTTTTTTTCATTCTTTATCATTTTCAAACAGCTTTAAATATTCACCATAGCCTTCTTCTTCCAATTTTTCCTTAGGAATAAACCGCAACGAGGCGGAATTGATGCAATAACGGAGCCCCCCCAACGCCCGCGGTCCATCCGGAAATACATGGCCCAGATGGGAGTCCGCCGTTTTGCTGCGGACTTCAATGCGGCGCATGCCGTAAGATGTATCCAATTTTTCGACAATTTCATCCGGATCGATGGGTTTTGCAAAGCTCGGCCAGCCGCATCCCGCATCAAATTTGTCCTTTGAGCTGAACAGCGGCTTTCCGGAAACGATATCCACATAAATCCCTTCTTCAAAATGCTGGTCATATTCATTCTGATATGGGGGTTCTGTGCCATTTTGCTGCGTCACATAATATTGCATCGGCGTCAACTGTTTCAAACGTTCCTCTTTATTCATATAAATCCCCCCAATGCTGCTTGATAAATTGCGCTCTCCCTGATCCAACAAAATATCGTTCATAATCGAGCGGTTTTTTCTTATAAAAATCCTGATGAAACTCTTCCGCAGGATAAAAGGGTTTTGCGGGCAAAATTTTTACCGCTATCGGTTTGTCGAATTTCCCCGATTCTTCCAACCATTTTTTGTATTGTTCGGCAATGTTTTTTTGCTCTTCATTATGATAAAAAATGGCTGTTTGATAAGACTCTCCCCGATCATGGAATTGGCCGCCCGGATCAGTCGGATCAATCAATTTCCAGTATATCTCCACCAGTTGTTCATAAGGAATGACTTCCGGATCGAAAGTGATTTGCACCGCTTCCACATGCCCGGTTGTACCGGAACAAACTTGTTGATATGTAGGGTTTTCCACATGTCCACCTGTATAACCTGAAACGACTTTTTCAATCCCTTCAAGACGATCAAAAGGCTTGACCATACACCAAAAACACCCGCCAGCAAATGTAGCAAGTTCTTTTGACATCATACTCACTCCTATTGATTTGGTATTACGATTTCCAATTGAATTTGATTATTTTTCAAGTCAATCTCTTTCGCTTTTACCTTTGCACCGGAAGAAAGGGTTAAATTGGACAGATCGACAAAGATTTCTTTGGCATCGGGTCTGATAACCATCCATTCAGGAAATTGGACTGCCTGATCCAATAATTTCAATACCATCGAAGGAGGCAGATTTAAACTTCCTACATTCACTTCCGATTGGACCAAATGGATATTCCCATGTTCATTCACAACGGGATTGAATTTCATCAAAACAGGAACATTGTATCCAAATGCGACAATTTCACTGGATATCTGAATTGAATCATTAACCTCGATTTCCACCGGCAAAGCGGAATTTTTTAATTCTCGTTTGATATATTTTATCGCCAATTTTTCAAAATCATCCGCTGTCGTCTCCACATACAGGACACTATCCGTTTCCTTGGCTTCCGGTTCTTCCGCAGAAGGAACGGCCGTTTTCACTGGCGAAGTCGCCCAGTAAATGAGTAAAGCCAACAATAAGACGATCGCGCCGGATAATGTGAAAAAGGCGACTTTCCAAACATTCATTCTATGACACTCCTATCAATGGGCAAAAAAGATTTCTATTAACATTATCTTTTTTTATGCACCAAACTCTATAAAATATGATTGCTTTTTTAAACTTATTATAAATTTTGGAATAAATTAAATAAATTAAAACGCTTCCGAGAAAAAAGAAAAGTGTCCATCCCTCCGAAAATGGGAATCGACACTTTGGGCAGTGCTCTTTGGCCGGTTATTCCGCAAAGAACACCAAAGCAATGGCGCCCCGTCCTGCATGGGTGCTGATGATGGGCGAAGTGAATGTGACTTCAATATTATCAAATCCTGACTGTTCAATCAAATGTTTCAACGGAGTTCCGACATTGTCCATTCCACCGGCATGGGAAATAGAAACCGCTTTGACCGTTTTCCCGGAAGTATGTTTTGTAAACTCTTTGTACATATATTTAACCACTTGGCCATAACTTCTCATCTTGGAAACGGGCAAATACTCGCCTTCTTCCAAAACCGCAATGGGTTTGATGTTCAATAGGGAACCGAGAAGCGCCCTCCCCTTCCCTATCCGTCCGCCTTTGAGAAGATTTTTTAACGTCTCCAAGTAAATATACATTTTTGTGTTGGCCCGGACAAGTTCCAACCGCTTGATGATTTCATTGACAGATGCTCCGGCATCCCTCAAACGGGCGGCTTCCCGGACTTGAATCGCCATAGCGGTGGAAATGAACCGGGAGTCAAACACCGTTACATTGGCATTTGCCATCTCTGCTCCTTGGCGGGCGGATTGCAATGTGCCGCTTAATTTCCCGGCCACATGAATGGAAATGATTTCACCCCCAACGTTCCCCAATTGTTCATACACCTCTTGAAATCGGCCAGGTGCCGGCTGGGAACTCTTCGGCAATTCCTTTGCCTGATCCATCATATCCAAGAAAGGCTCCGGAGAAATATCCACCCCATCGACATAGGTCTTCCCGTCAATGTGCAAAGAGAGTGGCACGATATGAATATTTTTTCTTGCCGCTTCTTCCATTGAGATGTCGCATGAAGAATCCGTGACGATATGAATCTTTCCCACTGATACACTTCCTCTTGCT includes:
- a CDS encoding endospore germination permease — its product is MSNSIKIGILHIIFICMTCIGLKNHITVISPVLETAKRDGWITVLLAGIAIFPWILWILYIQKKSRMKPLKTWLTERIGKVGAKILLFGLVIFAYFLAAFTLRETILWISSTFLENTPITFLILIYIIVCFLLVSTNIQTIVTVNAFILFFVIIFGFYAAFTNMQVKNYELLLPMLEHGLRPVLISMIFPASGFIELFLLLFLQHYFKKPLKWYHLGIIMFCFIGLTMGPLIGAIVEFGPEEAAKQHYPAYEEWTLVSFGRFIEHMDFLSVYQWLAGTFIRVGIILFIVCDILNFTGQPKKIWLYMVPPFVILNFSLFLIQDENFLTWNNYYFLEITFLFFFLLSIILILISMLDKKTVRRDTQQNTK
- a CDS encoding spore germination protein gives rise to the protein MNMDEAAINLDTLKKLFQKSEDVIFYPFQIQNVPFTLIFCEEMIDQQILFNYILPSMEKFIEKVEQQLNEDLLRKLPFPELKKTVEKEEIITDVFTGKLAIYMDELQVLFTCNIAKKPNRNPEETKMEVLIKGPRDNFIENVATNIALIRKRLPTNSLCVEKIVIGKRSKTTVAILYMEDITNKEIVEEVKKLLQNVETDILLNGDTLIERIDKKRWMMPWTNETGRPDFAIQSLIRGRIVILVDGVSYAIITPVNFPYLLKAGEDFEYPILFSAFERAMRLIGVFIGVTLPAFWLALTTFHQNQLPLQLLATVVISSHGLPFPASLEMIILLLMFEMFREAGMRFPTAIGSTISVVGGLIIGDAAIRAGITSPAMLVVIALSFVATFTIANQSLLTIITVIRFIFIIFTSFFGLFGFFICIFLLIIYIANMRIFGVPYLNFAADLDWSTLGKSLFRLSPKEYKDRPEMLRPIDNTRTNDEGKQ
- a CDS encoding Ger(x)C family spore germination protein — translated: MKQLKMILIIASLIFLSGCWDSEESVRMLYVHGVGIDYKEDEFHVYVQLVSFANVARSEQINQDVMQSEVGFIKGKTIDEAFEKLYRSVDEKLFFGHLTFLIFSEELLKEAHLNEVLNSFTRYINTRYQTWVYATDEPLEQIFIETPILRKAITLTKLANPLNSYEQDSFIEPINVRKLIIQLNEPSHIVLMPYVTEKENWHTERGVDASYNIEGVALVTPTGFKGYLKKDAANGLQWITNESITNYLSTKIDGSDFTFSNKNKKVKIVPKVDGTNVKFDINISVSTIVNSFDVNVSENAIRQAVKKGIEKEVLETYKLGLEKNSDVYRLSEVLYRKHVGVWKKLQKNGVIPLTEDSVNVNVIVDKVRAGRTMYKNTIDHP
- the msrB gene encoding peptide-methionine (R)-S-oxide reductase MsrB gives rise to the protein MYMNKEERLKQLTPMQYYVTQQNGTEPPYQNEYDQHFEEGIYVDIVSGKPLFSSKDKFDAGCGWPSFAKPIDPDEIVEKLDTSYGMRRIEVRSKTADSHLGHVFPDGPRALGGLRYCINSASLRFIPKEKLEEEGYGEYLKLFENDKE
- the msrA gene encoding peptide-methionine (S)-S-oxide reductase MsrA, translated to MSKELATFAGGCFWCMVKPFDRLEGIEKVVSGYTGGHVENPTYQQVCSGTTGHVEAVQITFDPEVIPYEQLVEIYWKLIDPTDPGGQFHDRGESYQTAIFYHNEEQKNIAEQYKKWLEESGKFDKPIAVKILPAKPFYPAEEFHQDFYKKKPLDYERYFVGSGRAQFIKQHWGDLYE
- a CDS encoding YpmS family protein; its protein translation is MNVWKVAFFTLSGAIVLLLALLIYWATSPVKTAVPSAEEPEAKETDSVLYVETTADDFEKLAIKYIKRELKNSALPVEIEVNDSIQISSEIVAFGYNVPVLMKFNPVVNEHGNIHLVQSEVNVGSLNLPPSMVLKLLDQAVQFPEWMVIRPDAKEIFVDLSNLTLSSGAKVKAKEIDLKNNQIQLEIVIPNQ
- a CDS encoding DegV family protein: MGKIHIVTDSSCDISMEEAARKNIHIVPLSLHIDGKTYVDGVDISPEPFLDMMDQAKELPKSSQPAPGRFQEVYEQLGNVGGEIISIHVAGKLSGTLQSARQGAEMANANVTVFDSRFISTAMAIQVREAARLRDAGASVNEIIKRLELVRANTKMYIYLETLKNLLKGGRIGKGRALLGSLLNIKPIAVLEEGEYLPVSKMRSYGQVVKYMYKEFTKHTSGKTVKAVSISHAGGMDNVGTPLKHLIEQSGFDNIEVTFTSPIISTHAGRGAIALVFFAE